A stretch of DNA from Lotus japonicus ecotype B-129 chromosome 4, LjGifu_v1.2:
CAAATTCTGAGCTTTCACCAAGTATTTGGCTAACTGTGCATCCTTCGCCTGATACTCTCCTTGGATTTGTCTGGACACTATTTGTGAACCTGTCTTGATCTCGATGCTTTGTACGCCCATTTCGATTGCTAACCTCAACCCTGCAATTATAGCCTCATACTCTGCTTGATTATTACTGGCTTTAAAATCGAACTTTAAGGACTGTTCAATTGTTACGCCACctggtccctctaaaatcacTCCAGCTCCACTACCCTTAATATTGGACGAACCATCAACTGACAAACTCCATTCACCTGACTCTTCACCTTTCTCGTCTGGagacatttcattaacaaaatcaatcaaagTTTGTGTTTTAACCTGTCCTTTCTTCTCAAATGAGATTCCAAACTCAGACAATTCGACAGCCCATGAAACCATCCTTCCtgctaaatcaggcttttgTAACACTTGGCGAAGTGGTAAGTCAGTTTTAACTACCACtggaaagccttgaaaataaggtcttaactTCCTGACGGATATAATCAGGGCCAAAGcagccttttctattttttgatatCTCAATTCTGCCCCTTGGAgtgcatgactcacaaaatatatgattctCAAATCATCCTTAAGTTCTTGCAATAAAACTGAACTAACAGCGCTATCAGATATTGAAATAAATATTGACAGCGAAATACCTGGCACTGGCTTTGATAAAATTGGTGGTTTTGATAAGTGCTCCTTCAAACTTTGAAACGCCGCTTCACACTCCTCTGTCCATTGGAACGCCTTGTTTTTCCTCAAACACTGGAAGAATGGAGCtgatttatttccataacatgGCAAGAATCTCGCCAGAGCTGTAATTCTTCCCGTCAACTTTTGCACATCTTTCACTGAGGTGGGACTCTGCATTTCAATAATGGCCTTGCATTTATCAGGATTCGCTTCAATTCCCCTTCTTGTAACCATAAAACCCAGAAACTTTCCACTTTGAATCCAAAATGAGCACTTCTCTGGATTAAGTCTCATATTATGCTTTCTGAGCTCCCCAAAAGCCTCTCTCAAATCTGAACAATGCGTTAACATCTCGTCTGATTTCACCaccatgtcatcaacataaatttccaTGTTTCGCCCCACTTGTTTATCAAAAACTTTGTCCATCAACCTTTGATAAGTTGCTCCTGCATTTTTTAGTCCAAATGGCATGGTTTGATAGCAGTAGTTCGCCTGATGCGTCATGAAAACTGTTTTCTCCTCATCCGGTCCATACATTCTGATTTGATGGTATCCAGAATATGCATCCATCAGGCTGAGCATTCCAAATCCAGACGCCCTATCCACAAGTTTATCAATATTTGGCAAAGGATAAGAGTCCTTCGGGCAATGTTTATTCAAATCCGTATAGTCAGTACACATTCTCTACTTTCCATTAGCCTTTTTCATCATAACGACATTCGCCAACCACGTTGGATATTTTACTTCTATGATAAATCCAGCTTCCAACAGCTTGTTAGTTTCTACCTTTACAGCTTCTGCCTTctcttcgcccatctttcttttaagCTGAACAATTGGCTTTGCTCCTGGATTTAAGGCTAACTTGTGACAAATAAATTCCGGATCAATTCCAGGAAGATCTTTCGCACTCCATGCAAATAAATCCATGTTTTCAGCCAAAAGTTTAATCAACCTGTCTTGCTGACTTGCTGTTAAACTCGTGCCAACTTTCAAATTCCTTTCACCAATTGCCActactagggatggcaatgggtctcgAACCCATTGGGTACCCGCTTAAAATACCcacaatgggtagggtaaaaacccgctagatgggtatggggttgggtatgggtaattacccgtAAAAATTAGTGGGTacgtgtgcgggtatgggtagtatagtacccaacccgccccatacccgcacacactttattaattatttttattatatatacacactttgaaatatatatatatatatatatatcaacaaacTAAATTAAAGTTATAAGTTTCTAAGTTACTCTTTTAAGAATGAATGGTTTTACTTATTAAATATTTGGATagtcttttgtatttttaattaatgctctttattttattatagtagttatatattattttcttttggagaatgaaaattaaatattcgTTAACTAAATTGTGGGTAATGGgcacgggtacgggcatataggtacccagagggtacggggacgggTATTCAaattgctacccacgcgggtattgGGACGGGTACAGGTATCTTTTGAAAATGTGGGTAcggggatgggtactatagtaccctacccagaccctacccattgccatccctagccACTACTTTGGTTTCCTCTTCTGACGTCATCTTGCTTTCTATAAACCCATCACGAGGATCCAAACTTGTTTCGCCTTGATTCATTTCAATCTCATAAACCCGATGTCCCTCTTTCACAGCTTTCTTTCCCATATGACCATACTGCTTGAAGCTTTCAGAATAACATTTTCTGGCTACGATTTGGTCAGCCTTTAAGACTCCAACTCCTCCCTTGCTCAACGGATACTTGACTGTTAAATGTCTGGTAGAGATGATCGCCCCCAATCTATTCAATGAAGGCCTCCGAAGTACATTTTACCACTagaaacttaatagcaaatgtctCCACATTTCTTCCTTCTCCAAAAATAGTACTCAACTCCACGTAACCTCTGACAAACACTTTTTCGccagaaaaacccaccaaagatcCATCATAAGGTTGCAAATCAGATTCTGTCAGCCCTAATTTTTCAAAAGCGTCTCCATAAATTAAATCTGctgaactcccttgatccaacagtaccctctcaatttcatattCAGCGATCGTCAGCatcaccacaattggatcgtcttcaTGAGGCTGAAcgccctcaaaatctcgcacagtaaaagTAATATCTGGCTGgttggttgcccaacttccccaatcattAGAATAAACATCATTGATTGAATGAACATACCTCTTTCGAGCTGAATTAGTTACTCCTTCACCTCGGAATCCACCAAAGatagaatgaattcgccccTTCGCTTTCCCCTTTGATTGTCTATTTTGACCATCACTTTCAACTTCCTTTCCATCTTCAGTTCGCTTTGTTGAAGTccctgcttcatctgaattgcttcgcCCTTCAAGTTGTTTCATGCATCCAGCCTTCACCAATTTAtctatctctttcttcaaaGTGAAACAATCATCAGTATTGTGTCCCGAAATCCTatgatactcacaccacttcttcttatccaCATAACCTGTTGACGGCTTTGGTTGCCGAGGAAAACGGATAACgttcgcctccaaacacgtgtgcaaagcATCGGTtaaattaaccgccaaaggtgCTGCACGGTCATTTTGattccgagtccacgtcatcgaatgtcctggctCACGCACTTCATACGAttgagcacgatttttgaaattagaacggttatcaaatcgACTGTCATAACGGTTGCGATTATTATACCCTGTATTTCCACGTTCagtccatcccttcgaatattgatccGTAACCGCTCTCTTCTTCGCCTCAAACTGCTGTTTTTGCCCTGTAATCGCTGCATTTGGGCTGTTATTTTTGATCTGGTCGctctgctcctccctgatgtacCCTTGTACCCTTCACGTAAATGCTCCATTGTCTCCACAGGTTTTCTACTTAAATTGCTGTTTAAACCTCCCGGCTTCaaacccaattcaaaagctgcaatgcagATTTCCGGCATCTTATCCTCCAAGtgaacagataattgattgaaacgccccatgtaagactgcaaagtctcatttggtccCTGACGAACATTGAATAATGTCGTCGGAGTCACCTTTTGagcacgactggtagaaaatTGAGACAAGAACTTTGTTGATAACtccgtgaaattgacaattgaccttgaaggaaaagttgtaaaccaaatcattACTGACTTCTTGAAAGTTGATGGTAACATTTTACACTTCAAcgcgtctgatgcgcctacaataaccatttttgtgttaaaatacactaaatggtcctttggaaCTGAATCGCCATAATAAGAATCAAGCTTTAGCGTCTTCAAATTATCTGGGACGGCGGTGTTTGCTATTTCCTCTGTGAAAGGTTGGAaatccaccaccgtctcagctATTCGTCGATCGCCCTCCCGTAAcccctgagtctgattgagatcagtaagttgattttgtaactgttgattgtgttgacggAGATCATTGAGATCATCCATGATCCActgaagaacatcgggaggaacatcattttggtggacatgattcctctctccgttcgccccggatcgagtcaccattgcAGTGAAAAATGAAGCCTAGGAAAATATCCTTCGgtcccacggtgggcgccatcTTCAAATTATCTGGGACGGCGGTGTTTGCTATTTCCTCTGTGAAAGGTTGGAaatccaccaccgtctcagtcATTCGTCGATCGCCCTCCCGTAACCCCTAAATCTGATTGAGATCAGCAAGTTGattttgtaactgttgattgtgttgacggAGATCATTGAGATCatccatgatccgctgaagaacatcgggaggaacatcattttgttggacatgattcctctctccgttcgccccggatcgagtcaccattgcAGTGAAAAATGAAGCCTAGGAAAATAtccttcggccccacggtgggcgccaatgttccggtatggaaccacaGAACGGACTAATCAAACTAGAGAGCCAATACAAAGTAAACAAACAagtaaaatgcgtgaaatgataggtcccccaccgcttgggcggtgcctgttatttatagcttgggttttagTCTGGTTGGAccatgggttacccggcccatttgGTACATAAGTTTGGTCAGCCCAATTGTCAGATACATTGATTCGCCCATATCAGACCAAGTCAGTAGTTGGATCTATAGGAACTTTATCTTTCAGCAACACAT
This window harbors:
- the LOC130713272 gene encoding uncharacterized protein LOC130713272; its protein translation is MCTDYTDLNKHCPKDSYPLPNIDKLVDRASGFGMLSLMDAYSGYHQIRMYGPDEEKTVFMTHQANYCYQTMPFGLKNAGATYQRLMDKVFDKQVGRNMEIYVDDMVVKSDEMLTHCSDLREAFGELRKHNMRLNPEKCSFWIQSGKFLGFMVTRRGIEANPDKCKAIIEMQSPTSVKDVQKLTGRITALARFLPCYGNKSAPFFQCLRKNKAFQWTEECEAAFQSLKEHLSKPPILSKPVPGISLSIFISISDSAVSSVLLQELKDDLRIIYFVSHALQGAELRYQKIEKAALALIISVRKLRPYFQGFPVVVKTDLPLRQVLQKPDLAGRMVSWAVELSEFGISFEKKGQVKTQTLIDFVNEMSPDEKGEESGEWSLSVDGSSNIKGSGAGVILEGPGGVTIEQSLKFDFKASNNQAEYEAIIAGLRLAIEMGVQSIEIKTGSQIVSRQIQGEYQAKDAQLAKYLVKAQNLMKQVLKVQINHVPMEENTRADILSKLASTKKPGNNKSVIQEVLNSPSIENEEVMAIPMVIDQDWMGRIKLCLEAEGADLLLFTKDQIREASHYTLLGDQLYRRGVGVPLLRCVSKEEADRIMFEVHEGVCASHVGGRSLAAKVLRAGFYWPTMRSDCMEYAKKCEKCQMYADLHRAPSKTLSSMSLSWPFAMWDVDILGPFTQTDNGTQFTSRSVKDFCAEMGIEMRFASVEHPQSNGQVESANKVILNGVKKRLGEAKRLWVDELITVIWAYNTTPQSTTGETPFKLTYGVDAMIPVEVQEVTFRVATYNEEQNDMNRLVDLNLADEIQAEVRLRQAVVKQRSKRRYNTRVVPRQMEVGDLVLRRKTRGPDDSKLSPNWEGPYRIRRELGQGAYHLEELSGRRVPRAWNAQHLRYYYS